In the genome of Polaribacter atrinae, one region contains:
- a CDS encoding MATE family efflux transporter, with product MTELANDLGTQKISNLLIKQAAPATIGILVMSLNMIVDTIFVGQWIGVLAIAAITVVLPIAFLISSIGMGIGIGGSSIISRALGAGKSEKAFLTFGNQVSLTVILAILFVIIGNFFSVPILNLFGAKGDILPIASEYFGVIIYGVPFLAFAMMGNPTIRAEGKPKFAMYAMMIPAVLNIVLDVIFIKFFNWGMWGAGLATSISYASCGLYILYFFLSSKSELKIIPKNFKLDGKIVREIVELGGVSIVRQGAISILMIVLNYSLFKYGGEISIAVFGIINRVMMFSLSPVMGVSQGFLPVAGYNIGANKNERVKETIKKSIIYGSVLGTIIFITILFFKEEVIWIFTNDAILLAETPSAMLIVFLATPVITMQLIGSAYFQAAGKALPALFLTLLKQGIFLIPLAYFLPKYYGISGVWWSFPIADVLSTLITILVLKREVNRNLKST from the coding sequence ATGACAGAATTAGCTAACGACCTCGGAACTCAAAAAATTAGCAACTTATTGATTAAGCAAGCTGCTCCGGCTACTATAGGAATACTTGTAATGTCTTTAAATATGATTGTCGATACTATTTTTGTAGGACAATGGATTGGAGTTTTAGCAATTGCTGCCATTACAGTTGTGCTACCAATTGCGTTTCTAATTTCTTCTATTGGAATGGGAATTGGTATTGGAGGAAGTTCTATAATATCGAGAGCTTTAGGTGCTGGTAAATCTGAAAAAGCATTTCTTACATTTGGTAATCAGGTTTCTTTAACTGTAATTTTAGCCATTCTTTTTGTAATTATTGGAAACTTTTTTAGCGTTCCTATTCTTAATTTATTTGGCGCCAAAGGCGATATTTTACCCATTGCTTCAGAGTATTTTGGAGTGATCATATACGGGGTTCCGTTCTTAGCTTTTGCAATGATGGGAAACCCAACCATAAGAGCCGAAGGAAAACCTAAATTTGCCATGTACGCAATGATGATTCCTGCTGTTTTAAATATTGTATTAGATGTTATCTTTATCAAGTTTTTTAACTGGGGAATGTGGGGCGCAGGTTTGGCAACTTCAATTTCATACGCAAGTTGTGGTTTATATATTTTATACTTCTTCTTGTCTTCTAAAAGTGAATTAAAGATTATTCCTAAGAATTTTAAATTAGATGGCAAAATTGTTAGAGAAATTGTAGAATTAGGTGGTGTTTCTATTGTTAGGCAAGGTGCTATAAGTATTTTAATGATTGTTTTAAATTACTCTCTTTTTAAATATGGAGGAGAAATATCCATAGCCGTTTTCGGAATTATCAACCGCGTTATGATGTTCTCTCTTTCTCCTGTAATGGGAGTTTCTCAAGGTTTCTTGCCTGTTGCAGGATATAATATAGGAGCAAATAAAAACGAACGTGTTAAAGAAACAATCAAAAAATCTATTATATATGGATCTGTTTTAGGAACCATTATTTTTATAACAATCCTCTTTTTTAAAGAAGAAGTCATTTGGATTTTTACCAATGATGCTATTTTGTTAGCCGAAACACCAAGTGCTATGTTAATTGTCTTTTTGGCAACTCCTGTAATTACCATGCAATTAATTGGTTCCGCTTATTTTCAAGCAGCAGGAAAAGCATTGCCTGCTTTATTTTTAACACTTTTAAAACAAGGGATTTTCTTAATTCCGTTAGCCTATTTTTTACCTAAATATTATGGAATTAGTGGTGTTTGGTGGTCCTTCCCTATTGCTGATGTATTATCGACCTTGATTACCATATTGGTATTGAAACGCGAGGTTAATAGAAATTTGAAGTCTACTTAA
- a CDS encoding DUF1853 family protein, with protein sequence MTHQKTKDIQKRYDGFLQTPCLWSDSIVYDLKQFEIELKSTKIDIDLNDKMRLGKYIERFVSFQLAQEKGISIVCENIQIQREKITLGELDCILLKEETPIHLEIIYKFYLYDASVGTSEIDHFIGPNRKDSLVEKLNKLKDKQLPLLYSDECVSYLKTINLKASKIEQQVYFKGQLFVPYFDTDIQLSILNQDCVVGFYINKNELTQFKDCAFFIPNKKDWIVLPHKNVNWLNFNEFNQATEAYFQRKSSPLCWMKKQNGELVKIFLVWW encoded by the coding sequence ATGACACATCAAAAAACAAAAGACATTCAGAAAAGATACGACGGTTTTCTACAAACACCTTGTTTATGGAGCGACAGTATTGTTTATGATTTAAAGCAATTTGAGATTGAATTGAAATCAACAAAAATTGATATTGACCTTAATGATAAAATGCGTTTAGGTAAATATATAGAACGTTTTGTTTCTTTTCAATTGGCACAAGAAAAAGGAATCTCTATTGTTTGTGAGAATATCCAAATTCAACGAGAAAAGATTACGCTAGGTGAATTAGATTGCATCCTATTAAAAGAAGAAACTCCTATTCATTTAGAAATTATTTACAAGTTTTATTTATATGATGCTTCAGTCGGAACTAGTGAAATTGACCACTTTATTGGTCCGAATAGAAAAGATTCTTTAGTAGAAAAATTGAATAAATTAAAAGACAAACAACTCCCACTTCTCTATTCTGATGAATGTGTTTCTTACTTAAAAACTATCAATTTAAAAGCCTCAAAGATAGAGCAACAAGTTTATTTTAAAGGACAATTATTTGTTCCTTATTTTGATACAGACATTCAATTATCCATTTTAAATCAAGATTGTGTTGTTGGGTTTTACATCAACAAAAATGAATTGACACAATTTAAAGATTGTGCCTTTTTTATCCCTAATAAAAAAGATTGGATTGTACTGCCTCATAAAAATGTAAACTGGTTAAATTTTAACGAATTTAACCAAGCCACCGAAGCATATTTTCAAAGAAAAAGTTCGCCACTTTGCTGGATGAAAAAGCAAAATGGCGAACTTGTAAAAATATTTTTAGTTTGGTGGTAA
- a CDS encoding head GIN domain-containing protein: protein MKKKAFLTSLILTITVAVNAQNWFGGSTKIKGNGNVITETRTTADYDGVSVGGSFDVILVKGKEGKITIEGEENIIPYIETEISGDVLKIQYKKNTNISTTQKLTITVPYDDIESVALGGSGTISSTSLIEADNFKVSLGGSGNITLKVAADNVKASIGGSGNVNLEGDSNELTCSIAGSGNISAYGLEVNEVYANVAGSGNIKTTVKSKIKAKLVGSGNIYYKGNPKKVDAKTVGSGDIINKN from the coding sequence ATGAAGAAAAAAGCATTTTTAACCAGTTTAATTTTAACCATTACTGTTGCTGTAAATGCACAAAATTGGTTTGGAGGAAGTACTAAAATAAAAGGAAACGGAAATGTAATTACGGAAACAAGAACAACAGCAGATTATGATGGAGTTTCTGTTGGTGGTTCTTTTGATGTAATTCTGGTAAAAGGAAAAGAAGGTAAAATTACAATAGAAGGAGAAGAGAACATCATTCCTTATATAGAAACGGAAATTTCTGGAGATGTATTAAAAATTCAGTACAAAAAAAACACCAACATAAGTACTACGCAAAAATTAACCATAACAGTGCCTTATGATGATATTGAAAGTGTTGCTTTAGGAGGATCTGGAACTATTTCTAGTACATCTTTAATTGAAGCAGACAACTTTAAAGTAAGCTTAGGAGGTTCTGGAAACATCACTTTAAAAGTGGCTGCAGACAATGTAAAAGCTTCTATTGGCGGTTCTGGAAATGTTAATTTAGAAGGAGATTCTAACGAGTTAACTTGTTCTATTGCCGGTTCAGGAAATATTAGTGCTTATGGTTTAGAGGTAAATGAAGTGTATGCAAATGTTGCTGGTTCTGGAAATATTAAAACCACTGTAAAATCTAAAATTAAAGCAAAATTAGTAGGCTCTGGTAATATTTATTACAAAGGAAACCCTAAAAAAGTAGATGCTAAAACAGTTGGTTCTGGAGATATTATTAATAAAAATTAA
- a CDS encoding DUF2461 domain-containing protein, translated as MQFQKDSLQFLKDLQKNNNRDWFTEQKPTFVKIQSQVKEIFLEMQADLEKHDDIDKMKIYRIYRDVRFSKDKTPYNPRFAVSFSRLGKQLRGGYFLQIKPGESMLGGGFWQPEKDDLFRLRKEIEQDAVEFREVLEDKDFKKYFGNKFEGDELKSAPRGFDKDHKDIDLLRKKGFVAIRNFTDSEVLAPKFLEELDDSFKALRPFFNLFSDVLTTNLNGESIV; from the coding sequence ATGCAATTTCAAAAAGACAGTTTACAGTTTTTAAAAGATTTACAAAAGAATAACAATAGAGATTGGTTTACAGAACAAAAACCAACTTTTGTTAAGATCCAAAGTCAGGTGAAAGAAATCTTTTTAGAGATGCAAGCAGATTTAGAAAAACATGATGATATTGATAAAATGAAAATCTATCGTATTTATAGAGATGTTCGTTTTTCTAAAGATAAAACTCCGTACAACCCAAGATTTGCAGTATCTTTTTCTAGATTAGGAAAACAATTACGTGGTGGTTATTTTTTACAAATAAAGCCAGGAGAATCTATGTTAGGAGGTGGTTTTTGGCAACCAGAAAAAGATGATTTATTTAGGTTAAGGAAAGAGATTGAACAAGATGCTGTTGAGTTTAGAGAGGTTTTAGAAGACAAAGATTTTAAAAAATATTTTGGAAATAAATTTGAAGGTGATGAATTAAAATCAGCTCCAAGAGGTTTTGATAAAGATCATAAAGACATTGATTTACTGCGTAAAAAAGGGTTTGTTGCAATCAGAAATTTTACAGATTCCGAAGTTTTAGCACCTAAATTTCTAGAGGAGTTAGATGATAGTTTTAAAGCTTTACGTCCGTTTTTTAATTTGTTTAGTGATGTTTTAACGACGAATTTAAATGGGGAGAGTATTGTTTAA